In one Lolium rigidum isolate FL_2022 chromosome 3, APGP_CSIRO_Lrig_0.1, whole genome shotgun sequence genomic region, the following are encoded:
- the LOC124696500 gene encoding cyclin-A3-1-like — MEPRGRRRKQQATDPEPEEAMGNKENSASAAPPPKRPRTGRNPLAELPTTANNASASAAAPPIQASKRTTRAAAREAAAKAVEEEARKREAAAVAPRPAPSKQPDAGAAQASVAPYVGDIDQYLRSLEAEQLRRPRDDYIGTIQNDISANMRGILVDWLVDVADEFKLLADTLYLAVSYIDRFLTVSVVSRNKLQLLGVASLLVAAKYEEIYLPKVNEFSEITDGTYTKQQVVKMEADILKFLNFQVGGPTIRTFLRKFLTSCRGGNSASAKRLELTCSYLAELSLIDYDCIKFLPSVIAAACLFVARLTISPKTRPWNLTLQQSTGYKVSDLKSCILRIHDLQLGRKYPNLKASKSKYGDRKFGCVATVTAPEEIPASFLEDTSK; from the exons ATGGAGCCACGCGGCCGCCGGCGGAAGCAGCAGGCGACGGACCCGGAGCCGGAGGAGGCGATGGGGAACAAGGAGAACAGCGCCAGCGCGGCGCCGCCACCCAAGAGGCCGCGCACGGGCCGCAATCCCCTGGCCGAGCTCCCCACCACCGCGAACAACgcctcggcgtcggcggcggcgccgccgattcAGGCGTCCAAGCGGACGacgcgcgcggcggcgagggaggccgcggccaaggcggtggaggaggaggcgcggaagcgggaggcggcggccgtTGCCCCCCGCCCGGCGCCCTCGAAGCAGCCTGACGCCGGGGCGGCGCAGGCGTCGGTTGCCCCGTACGTCGGGGACATCGACCAGTACCTGCGGTCCCTCGAG GCGGAACAGTTGAGGAGGCCGAGGGATGACTATATTGGGACGATACAGAACGACATCAGCGCTAACATGAGGGGGATCCTGGTGGATTGGCTGGTGGATGTGGCTGACGAGTTCAAGCTTCTGGCTGACACACTCTACCTTGCGGTTTCGTATATTGACCGCTTCCTCACAGTGAGTGTCGTAAGCCGGAACAAGCTCCAATTGCTGGGCGTTGCTTCGTTGCTTGTTGCTGC GAAGTATGAAGAAATTTATCTTCCTAAGGTGAATGAGTTCAGTGAGATTACTGATGGCACATACACCAAACAACAG GTGGTGAAGATGGAGGCTGACATACTGAAATTTCTCAACTTTCAGGTTGGGGGGCCCACCATAAGAACTTTTCTACG GAAATTCTTAACTTCATGTCGTGGAGGCAAT TCTGCAAGTGCAAAAAGATTGGAGCTTACGTGTAGCTATCTCGCGGAACTGAGCTTGATAGACTACGACTGCATAAAGTTCCTGCCATCAGTTATCGCTGCTGCCTGCCTGTTTGTAGCCAGGCTAACAATCAGCCCAAAGACTCGTCCTTGG AACTTGACGCTGCAACAGAGCACGGGCTACAAGGTATCTGATCTCAAGAGTTGCATCTTGAGGATACATGATTTGCAGTTGGGCAGAAAGTATCCAAACCTGAAAGCCAGCAAAAGCAAGTATGGTGACCGCAAG TTCGGGTGTGTGGCTACAGTTACTGCACCGGAAGAAATTCCTGCATCTTTTCTCGAAGACACCAGCAAGTGA